In the genome of Leptospira kanakyensis, one region contains:
- a CDS encoding trans-sulfuration enzyme family protein translates to MFEHFETDAIRIQTKRTGEKEHSTPLFLTSSFVFDDAEHARALFAEEVTGNQYTRFSNPNTTELIEKMCSLEHTEDGIATASGMSAVFTSVFGLVKSGDHIVSARAIFGSTHQIFANILPRFGVTTTYVDINKPELWEAAFQENTKIVYIETPSNPGLDIVDLAWVASLCKKKKAILIVDNCFCSPYIQRPADFGADIVIHSATKYLDGQGRVIAGIILGKKEFIQPIRYMARNTGPSLSPMNAWIISKSLETLAVRMDRHSENAIKLAEFLAQSPDVELVRYPFLPNDPGYAIAKKQMKSGGGIVSFVIKGGVDRARKFLDALKWFSLTANLGDTRTTVTHPTSTTHSKLTEAERVAVGILPGLIRVSVGLEHIDDIILEVKQALSNSK, encoded by the coding sequence ATGTTTGAACACTTTGAAACTGACGCCATCCGCATCCAAACCAAACGAACTGGGGAAAAAGAACATTCCACCCCACTATTTTTAACTTCTAGTTTTGTTTTTGATGATGCGGAACATGCAAGAGCACTTTTTGCAGAAGAGGTAACGGGAAACCAATACACTCGATTTTCTAATCCGAATACCACCGAGTTAATTGAAAAAATGTGTTCTTTGGAACATACGGAAGATGGAATTGCCACTGCTTCAGGAATGTCTGCTGTGTTTACTTCTGTGTTTGGACTTGTGAAGTCAGGTGATCATATCGTATCGGCGCGCGCAATTTTTGGTTCCACCCATCAAATATTTGCAAACATACTTCCTCGATTTGGAGTGACAACTACTTACGTTGATATCAACAAACCTGAGTTATGGGAAGCAGCCTTTCAAGAAAATACAAAGATAGTTTATATTGAAACTCCTTCTAATCCAGGTCTTGATATTGTCGATTTGGCTTGGGTCGCTTCACTTTGTAAAAAGAAAAAAGCCATTCTTATTGTAGACAATTGTTTTTGTTCTCCCTATATCCAAAGACCCGCTGACTTCGGTGCAGACATAGTGATTCATTCGGCAACCAAATACTTGGATGGGCAAGGAAGGGTGATTGCTGGTATTATTTTAGGTAAAAAAGAATTCATCCAACCCATTCGTTACATGGCTCGTAACACGGGACCTTCCTTATCTCCGATGAATGCATGGATCATTTCCAAAAGTTTGGAAACACTTGCCGTAAGAATGGACAGGCATTCTGAAAATGCAATTAAGTTAGCTGAATTTTTAGCACAATCTCCAGATGTAGAGTTGGTAAGGTATCCATTTTTGCCAAATGACCCAGGTTATGCGATTGCAAAAAAACAAATGAAATCTGGCGGTGGAATTGTTTCTTTTGTGATCAAAGGGGGAGTGGATCGAGCCAGAAAGTTTTTGGATGCGCTGAAATGGTTTTCTCTCACTGCCAACTTGGGTGATACAAGAACTACGGTAACACATCCCACTTCAACCACTCATTCTAAATTAACGGAAGCAGAAAGAGTTGCTGTTGGTATTTTGCCAGGCCTCATTCGTGTGTCTGTAGGTTTAGAACATATTGATGATATTATTTTGGAAGTGAAACAGGCGCTTTCCAATTCAAAGTAA